From Agelaius phoeniceus isolate bAgePho1 chromosome 19, bAgePho1.hap1, whole genome shotgun sequence, a single genomic window includes:
- the SLC25A19 gene encoding mitochondrial thiamine pyrophosphate carrier → MVGYDPEGRCVSTAEAAAAGSASGLVTRVLVSPLDVLKIRFQLQIEQLSSRNPAAKYHGILQAVQRIFREEGLTAFWKGHVPAQFLSVGFGAVQFMTFESLTELMHNVTSFKARDSLVHLVCGGLAACTASVAVQPVDTLRTRFAAQGEPKIYLNLRHAVVTMYQTEGPRTFYRGLTPTLIAIFPYAGLQFFFYNILQQFSKWVIPAEAKNGASVRNLVCGSCAGVVSKSLTYPLDLVKKRLQVGGFEHARAAFGQVRTYGGFLDCVRQVMREEGPGGFFKGLSPSLLKAAFSSGLIFFWYELFCSLLCTMKSPESTKRKEG, encoded by the exons ATGGTGGGTTACGACCCCGAAGGCAGGTGCGTGTCCACGGCGGAAGCGGCTGCAGCAGGATCAGCGTCTGGCTTGGTCACTAGGGTCCTCGTCAGCCCCTTGGACGTCCTCAAGATCCGCTTTCAG CTCCAGATCGAGCAGCTCTCCTCCAGAAACCCCGCGGCCAAGTACCACGGCATCCTGCAAGCTGTGCAGCGCATCTTCCGGGAGGAGGGCCTGACAGCCTTCTGGAAGGGCCATGTTCCCGCTCAGTTCCTTTCTGTTGGCTTCGGAGCTGTTCAG TTCATGACCTTCGAGAGCCTGACGGAGCTGATGCACAACGTCACCTCCTTCAAAGCCCGCGACTCCTTGGTGCACCTGGTGTGCGGGGGCCTGGCTGCCTGCACCGCCTCGGTCGCAGTCCAGCCTGTGGACACGCTGCGCACCcgctttgctgcccagggtgagCCAAAG ATTTACCTCAACCTTCGCCATGCAGTGGTGACCATGTACCAGACAGAAGGGCCTCGGACTTTCTACAGAGGTTTGACCCCCACACTCATTGCTATCTTCCCATACGCTGGTCTCCAGTTCTTCTTCTACAACATCCTGCAGCAGTTTTCCAAATGGGTGATTCCAGCTGAAGCAAAGAATGGAG ccAGCGTTAGAAACCTTGTCTgtggcagctgtgctggagtGGTCAGCAAAAGCCTCACGTACCCTTTGGATTTGGTCAAAAAGCGACTGCAAGTGGGTGGCTTTGAGCACGCTCGGGCAGCCTTTGGGCAG GTACGGACGTATGGGGGTTTCCTGGACTGTGTGAGGCAGGTCATGCGAGAGGAGGGCCCAGGTGGGTTCTTCAAGGGCCTCTCTCCCAGTTTGCTGAAGGCTGCCTTCTCCTCTGGCCTCATCTTCTTTTGGTACGAGCTGTTCTGCAGCCTCCTGTGCACCATGAAGAGCCCTGAGAGCACGAAGAGGAAGGAAGGCTGA